A window of Roseovarius mucosus contains these coding sequences:
- a CDS encoding BglII/BstYI family type II restriction endonuclease, whose protein sequence is MFETSTYDDPDVMPMEARNHWSFMETNSASAVMNAVCPEEWKDIISILSTYRLEPQYWLRAGGNRGDIAEQIDTAFHERGWQETRLDLSTKGLLFSKDSEKIGELPEVYQEGYLVDNFKNRVVLDVEWNAKDGNLDRDLAAYRSWYEAGVISAGVIITKDRLPLLKLARQLWADYQETLPEEQRTKKLPIDLTTSTVTAFDKAQMRVRRGVMGSCPVLIVAANENTWDGTPYQAT, encoded by the coding sequence ATGTTTGAAACAAGCACTTACGATGATCCAGATGTCATGCCCATGGAAGCGCGTAATCACTGGTCATTCATGGAAACAAACTCAGCATCTGCGGTTATGAACGCTGTCTGTCCAGAAGAGTGGAAGGACATCATAAGTATCCTGTCAACGTATCGTCTGGAGCCGCAGTATTGGTTGCGCGCAGGCGGCAACAGGGGCGATATAGCAGAACAGATCGACACCGCATTTCACGAAAGAGGCTGGCAAGAAACTCGATTAGACCTATCCACAAAAGGGCTCTTGTTTTCTAAAGATTCTGAGAAAATTGGAGAGCTGCCCGAGGTGTATCAAGAAGGTTATCTAGTCGATAACTTTAAGAATAGGGTTGTTCTAGACGTTGAGTGGAACGCCAAAGATGGCAATTTAGATCGCGATTTGGCAGCATATCGCTCTTGGTACGAAGCGGGAGTGATATCAGCTGGCGTGATAATCACTAAAGACCGGCTACCACTTCTAAAACTGGCCCGCCAACTGTGGGCTGATTACCAAGAAACACTTCCAGAAGAACAACGCACCAAGAAGCTCCCGATCGACCTTACAACCTCAACCGTCACTGCCTTTGATAAAGCTCAGATGAGAGTGAGGCGCGGAGTTATGGGATCTTGTCCTGTATTGATTGTGGCTGCGAACGAGAACACATGGGATGGGACACCTTATCAGGCTACTTAA
- a CDS encoding MT-A70 family methyltransferase, which yields MSKKNADPLRPEAQPPALPKVVGGFSTVLADPPWRFTNRTGKVAPEHRRLDRYSTMDLEGIKALPVSEVCAKNAHLYLWVPNALLPDGLAVMEAWGFRYISNIIWAKRRKDGGPDGRGVGFYFRNVTEILLFGVKGSMRTLAPARSQVNMIETRKREHSRKPDEQYGLIEACSPGPYLEMFARHPQKGWTLWGDEASEEVAPRGQVHKGYAGGEIFPPLHTNEQIPETVAAEIGREIGIRYEAGASIRDLAVETGYPIQRVRSLLELVETPMRKRGRPAAE from the coding sequence ATGTCTAAGAAAAATGCAGATCCGTTGCGCCCAGAAGCACAGCCCCCAGCTCTGCCTAAAGTAGTTGGTGGGTTCTCAACGGTGTTAGCCGACCCTCCTTGGCGTTTTACTAACCGTACCGGCAAAGTAGCCCCGGAGCATCGTCGTCTCGACCGCTATTCGACAATGGACCTCGAGGGGATTAAAGCCCTCCCTGTTTCAGAAGTTTGCGCAAAGAACGCACACCTTTATCTGTGGGTTCCGAACGCACTGTTGCCAGACGGCCTCGCCGTTATGGAGGCTTGGGGGTTCCGTTATATATCAAACATCATATGGGCAAAGCGCCGCAAAGATGGAGGTCCAGATGGTCGCGGAGTGGGGTTCTATTTTCGAAACGTAACTGAGATCCTATTGTTTGGGGTCAAAGGCTCCATGCGGACCCTCGCTCCAGCGAGGTCACAGGTAAATATGATTGAAACCCGCAAGCGTGAGCACTCACGTAAACCAGATGAACAGTACGGCTTGATAGAAGCCTGTTCGCCAGGTCCTTATCTGGAGATGTTTGCCCGCCACCCGCAGAAGGGGTGGACGCTATGGGGAGATGAGGCTTCGGAGGAGGTGGCACCTCGCGGTCAAGTTCATAAAGGGTACGCTGGTGGCGAGATATTCCCTCCGTTACATACCAATGAGCAAATTCCTGAGACAGTAGCGGCTGAAATCGGGCGGGAGATAGGCATTCGTTATGAAGCTGGCGCAAGCATTAGGGATCTCGCCGTAGAAACGGGTTATCCCATTCAAAGGGTAAGATCGTTGCTAGAATTGGTGGAGACACCGATGAGGAAACGCGGACGGCCCGCGGCCGAGTAG
- the parA gene encoding ParA family partition ATPase, translating into MSIISVLNPKGGSGKTTISTNLARSLHEMGYSVLIVDSDPQGSARDWHAACEDNPIELVALDRPNNVKTLTSMAANYDYVVIDGAAKLEDMIAACIKVSDFVLIPVQPSPYDIWAASDLVDFIKARQEVTDGSPRAGFVVSRVVEGTRLGSDVRTALDDYALPVCETTITQRQVYPQTASEGLTVFDADNAKARAETTALSNEILAVLATATREVA; encoded by the coding sequence ATGAGCATAATTTCCGTCCTGAATCCGAAAGGTGGTAGCGGCAAGACCACCATCAGCACCAATCTCGCCAGATCGCTGCACGAGATGGGATACTCGGTTCTGATCGTGGACAGCGATCCACAAGGCAGCGCACGTGACTGGCACGCAGCCTGCGAAGACAATCCCATCGAGCTGGTCGCGCTGGACCGTCCCAACAACGTCAAGACGCTGACAAGTATGGCGGCAAACTACGACTACGTGGTAATCGACGGCGCGGCAAAACTAGAAGACATGATCGCCGCTTGCATCAAAGTCAGCGACTTCGTTTTAATCCCCGTTCAACCATCGCCATACGACATTTGGGCCGCGTCGGACCTGGTGGATTTCATCAAGGCTCGCCAAGAGGTCACGGACGGATCGCCGCGCGCCGGGTTTGTGGTCTCCCGTGTCGTGGAAGGAACCCGGCTGGGCAGTGACGTGCGAACCGCGCTGGACGACTACGCCTTGCCTGTCTGTGAGACGACCATAACACAACGCCAAGTCTACCCTCAGACGGCATCGGAAGGGCTGACTGTATTCGACGCCGACAATGCGAAGGCAAGGGCGGAGACCACGGCGCTGAGCAACGAAATACTGGCAGTGCTTGCAACCGCGACACGGGAGGTCGCGTGA
- a CDS encoding type II toxin-antitoxin system VapC family toxin, whose product MEPTSACLDTSALIALLNDGEDAHTAVLREFQKYKSSGMVFITEVVFAEASAGMSSAEELRLALDELGISDLRATDECLFSAGQVFKEYRRSKGTGKKDGVLPDFMIGAVAKARGVALITLNDRDFVNKFSDLAVINPVKT is encoded by the coding sequence TTGGAACCGACATCAGCCTGCCTGGATACATCCGCTCTTATAGCACTTCTTAATGACGGTGAGGACGCGCACACGGCGGTTTTGCGTGAATTCCAAAAGTACAAATCGAGCGGAATGGTATTTATCACCGAGGTCGTTTTCGCCGAAGCGTCAGCAGGAATGAGTTCTGCTGAAGAGCTCAGGTTGGCGCTAGACGAACTTGGTATCTCAGATCTGCGCGCAACTGATGAATGCCTGTTTTCTGCAGGCCAAGTTTTCAAGGAGTATCGACGTAGCAAGGGGACAGGGAAGAAGGACGGTGTCTTGCCGGATTTTATGATCGGTGCTGTAGCTAAGGCTAGAGGCGTCGCGCTAATCACATTGAACGACCGCGATTTTGTGAATAAGTTTAGCGACTTGGCTGTTATCAACCCTGTTAAGACATGA
- a CDS encoding replication initiator protein A, producing MVGEITKPDRTPLLPLRHAQGDFFVCDIFDAAPKGDMASMAHPIFTLSTKPDTKKRRYVATDGKSYVEIRPNMIGLATVHDRDVLIYCISQVMAALNDGKQVHRTLRFKAYDLLVATNRPVAGTGYSGLKAALERLQGTQIETNITTGGVEQIDGFSLIDRYRIVRETRDGRMLDLEVTLSDWVFNAIAGDDVLTLNRRYFQLRKPLERRLYELARKQCGTQPEWKCGLDKLKDRTGSTSSDKEFRRLVRAICKADEEHNHMPDYAFRMEADILTVTPKPEFLENYALKPEQDRLTGGYVLPLSPDTLERARELAPTWDIKVLVGEWRTYSARQKEPPKNPDAAFLGFCKSWFKKRGRNGW from the coding sequence ATGGTGGGTGAAATTACGAAACCGGATCGGACGCCTCTTCTTCCCTTGCGACATGCACAGGGGGATTTTTTCGTTTGTGATATCTTCGACGCTGCGCCCAAAGGCGACATGGCGTCGATGGCGCATCCGATCTTCACCCTCTCGACCAAGCCTGACACCAAAAAACGACGCTATGTGGCTACCGATGGAAAGAGCTACGTGGAAATCAGGCCGAACATGATCGGTCTCGCAACTGTCCACGACCGTGACGTGCTGATCTATTGCATTTCTCAAGTGATGGCGGCTCTGAATGACGGAAAACAGGTTCACAGAACCCTTCGGTTTAAGGCGTACGACCTACTTGTCGCGACAAACCGTCCAGTTGCGGGAACCGGTTACAGCGGCCTGAAAGCTGCGCTGGAACGTCTCCAAGGAACGCAGATCGAGACTAACATCACCACGGGCGGCGTGGAACAGATTGACGGCTTTAGCCTGATAGACCGCTACCGGATTGTTCGCGAAACCCGCGACGGCCGGATGCTCGATCTAGAAGTCACACTTTCCGATTGGGTCTTCAACGCCATTGCCGGGGATGACGTTCTTACGCTCAATCGTCGCTACTTCCAGCTTCGTAAGCCTCTGGAACGCCGTCTGTATGAGCTGGCACGCAAGCAATGCGGGACGCAACCGGAATGGAAATGCGGTCTGGACAAGCTGAAGGACCGAACCGGCTCCACATCTTCTGATAAGGAATTTCGGCGGCTCGTTAGAGCAATCTGTAAGGCTGACGAGGAACACAACCACATGCCGGACTATGCCTTCCGAATGGAAGCAGACATCCTCACGGTAACGCCCAAACCTGAATTTCTGGAGAACTATGCGCTCAAACCAGAACAGGATAGACTGACCGGTGGATATGTCCTGCCTCTCTCGCCTGATACACTGGAACGGGCGCGGGAACTGGCTCCGACATGGGACATCAAGGTTCTGGTAGGAGAGTGGCGGACCTACTCCGCCAGACAGAAAGAACCACCAAAGAACCCGGACGCCGCGTTCCTCGGTTTCTGCAAGAGCTGGTTCAAGAAACGCGGTCGCAACGGCTGGTAG
- a CDS encoding plasmid partition protein ParG produces the protein MALSAKRPSRGDEARKRILHEVTETSEKKKRLNAEIEETLYRKIKIKAVEEGRSISDITRDLWSEYLSK, from the coding sequence ATGGCCCTTTCCGCTAAACGTCCAAGCCGTGGCGACGAGGCCCGCAAACGCATCCTGCACGAAGTCACCGAGACGAGTGAGAAGAAGAAGCGCCTGAATGCCGAGATCGAGGAGACACTTTATCGCAAAATCAAGATCAAGGCGGTCGAGGAGGGCCGGTCAATCTCCGACATCACCCGTGACCTTTGGTCTGAGTATTTGAGTAAATGA